One Rossellomorea aquimaris DNA window includes the following coding sequences:
- a CDS encoding tripartite tricarboxylate transporter permease, protein MIESILYGFQVAFTPENLFFAFIGVLAGTIIGMLPGLGPISAIAIMIPLSYGMYPSSALILMAGVYYGAVFGGSTSSILLNAPGISGTVATAFDGYPMARQGKAGKALAIAAISSFAGGTISVVALMLVAPYMAKLAITFGPTEYFALMLLGLTAISSLSEGSTNKALISATIGLITATVGIDQQTGTQRFTFGNPGLLEGIDFLIIALGLFALSEVCQLIISRNENTLKGKSAVGSLKLEKQELKEMAGPIGRHSVLGFILGVLPGAGATIASFLSYISEKRLSKDPSSFGKGNIKGLAAPETSNNAATSGAFVPLLTLGIPGSGTTAVLLGALLVVGVQPGPLMLQDHPDVFWGVIASMYIGNLFLLILNLPLIPVLAKILYIPKQLLIALIIVFCLIGVYAVSFNTFHLYLLVGFGVLGYLLKMFKFPAPPFILAFILGGMMEQSFRQAMTISNGSYSVFFQSNITIGLLIVSFLSLVLPTILGLTRRGKATESQDLKKEA, encoded by the coding sequence ATGATTGAAAGTATATTATATGGATTTCAAGTAGCTTTCACCCCGGAGAACTTATTTTTCGCATTTATTGGGGTATTGGCTGGTACGATTATTGGGATGCTGCCTGGATTGGGTCCGATCAGCGCCATTGCGATCATGATTCCCCTTAGTTATGGGATGTATCCGTCTTCCGCCTTGATCCTGATGGCAGGGGTTTATTATGGTGCCGTGTTTGGCGGCTCCACTTCTTCGATTCTATTAAATGCCCCTGGTATTTCAGGGACAGTGGCAACAGCATTTGACGGATATCCCATGGCGAGACAGGGGAAGGCAGGGAAAGCACTCGCCATAGCCGCCATATCATCTTTTGCTGGTGGAACCATAAGTGTGGTGGCACTTATGTTAGTCGCTCCATATATGGCTAAGCTTGCAATTACGTTCGGTCCTACTGAGTATTTCGCTCTAATGCTTCTGGGACTGACAGCGATATCGAGTTTATCTGAAGGGTCCACCAATAAAGCACTGATTTCTGCGACGATTGGATTGATCACCGCAACTGTCGGGATTGATCAGCAAACAGGTACACAGCGTTTCACATTTGGAAACCCTGGTTTATTAGAAGGGATCGATTTTTTGATCATTGCTTTAGGATTATTTGCACTATCCGAAGTTTGTCAGTTAATTATCTCACGGAATGAAAATACGTTGAAAGGGAAGAGTGCTGTTGGAAGTTTAAAGCTTGAGAAGCAGGAATTAAAGGAGATGGCAGGCCCGATTGGCCGTCATTCCGTCCTTGGCTTCATTTTGGGAGTCCTGCCTGGAGCAGGGGCAACGATCGCTTCATTCCTTTCCTATATTTCAGAGAAACGTTTATCCAAAGATCCATCTTCTTTTGGAAAAGGGAATATCAAGGGGCTAGCCGCTCCTGAAACCTCCAATAATGCGGCAACAAGCGGGGCGTTCGTTCCCTTGTTAACATTAGGGATACCAGGTTCTGGAACCACTGCTGTACTATTGGGTGCTTTACTTGTTGTAGGAGTGCAGCCGGGGCCATTGATGCTTCAGGATCACCCGGACGTATTCTGGGGAGTCATTGCAAGTATGTATATCGGAAATCTATTTCTATTGATACTTAACTTACCGCTCATCCCGGTACTGGCAAAAATCTTATATATTCCGAAGCAGCTGTTGATCGCATTGATTATTGTGTTCTGTTTAATTGGGGTATACGCAGTCAGCTTCAACACGTTCCATCTATACTTGCTTGTAGGATTTGGCGTATTAGGCTACTTATTGAAAATGTTTAAATTCCCAGCTCCGCCATTTATTCTGGCGTTTATATTGGGGGGGATGATGGAGCAATCCTTCAGACAGGCGATGACGATCTCAAACGGATCTTACAGTGTGTTTTTTCAAAGTAATATCACCATAGGTTTACTGATCGTTTCATTCCTTTCACTTGTGCTCCCTACGATTTTAGGATTAACGAGAAGAGGGAAGGCCACGGAAAGTCAAGATCTGAAGAAAGAAGCATGA
- a CDS encoding tripartite tricarboxylate transporter TctB family protein has protein sequence MRTKPDRIISIFLLVFAGIYLALSFQLTKFPYAIIDSDVLPKGLGFLLIILAVVLFFQAKDDTEEDKKRRYVKKEDVIILLSVLGALLVYIFLLEPLGFLISTILFLLVIPFVLGFKKKLTTVLVAFLFSGIMYYSFNYLLNITLPQGILPF, from the coding sequence ATGAGAACAAAACCAGATCGAATCATCTCAATCTTTTTACTAGTTTTTGCCGGGATCTATCTAGCTCTCAGCTTTCAGCTTACCAAATTTCCATACGCCATTATCGATAGTGACGTCCTTCCGAAAGGGCTTGGGTTCCTGCTCATTATTTTAGCGGTTGTTTTGTTCTTCCAGGCGAAGGACGATACAGAAGAAGATAAGAAAAGACGTTATGTGAAAAAAGAAGATGTCATCATTCTGTTATCTGTATTAGGAGCACTTCTTGTATATATCTTTTTACTGGAACCCCTCGGATTTTTAATATCTACTATTCTATTTTTGTTAGTTATCCCTTTCGTGTTGGGATTCAAAAAGAAGCTGACCACGGTATTAGTGGCCTTTCTATTTTCAGGCATCATGTATTATTCATTTAACTATTTACTCAACATTACTTTACCACAGGGGATTCTACCCTTTTAG
- a CDS encoding tripartite tricarboxylate transporter substrate binding protein has translation MKTGIMAIILSSLLVVTTACGGSNSASNTESDGEWSPSKPIEVVAPAGAGGGWDTTARTVSKVMEEQKIIDQRMAVVNKPGGGGSVGWSYIDSKKGDNHTMFVTSPPMFFVPLNGQSTLSHKDFTPIAGVIADYAAFVVDADSPYDTMKDLVDALKKDPTSVSIVGVSSPGSMDHMQFVKAVKAAGVDVKKLKYVSAQDGSGMSMLLGGKVDVYSTGLAEASEQARAGKVKVLAITAPERLEGDTVSDFPTLKEQGIDDEFVVWRGFLGPKDMDPDAVAYYEKAFKDMIETDQWKEMRDKFGWTDNYMSSEEFSTFLDEEYKEIETLMEEIGLKK, from the coding sequence ATGAAAACAGGCATCATGGCTATTATTTTATCAAGTTTACTAGTTGTCACCACGGCATGCGGAGGGTCGAACTCTGCAAGTAATACTGAAAGTGATGGGGAATGGAGCCCGTCTAAACCAATTGAAGTCGTTGCTCCAGCAGGTGCCGGCGGAGGTTGGGATACGACGGCCAGGACCGTTTCAAAGGTAATGGAAGAACAGAAAATCATTGACCAGCGTATGGCTGTAGTCAATAAACCAGGTGGCGGGGGATCTGTCGGCTGGTCATATATCGATAGTAAAAAAGGAGATAACCACACGATGTTCGTCACATCTCCACCGATGTTCTTTGTTCCACTTAATGGACAGTCGACATTGTCTCACAAAGATTTCACACCTATAGCCGGGGTGATCGCTGACTATGCAGCCTTTGTTGTAGACGCGGATTCTCCTTACGATACGATGAAAGATCTTGTCGATGCATTAAAAAAGGATCCGACATCAGTATCCATTGTAGGGGTTTCTTCACCGGGAAGCATGGATCATATGCAGTTCGTAAAAGCGGTTAAGGCAGCAGGGGTAGACGTTAAAAAGCTGAAGTATGTTTCCGCTCAAGACGGATCTGGAATGAGCATGCTCCTGGGAGGAAAAGTGGATGTGTACTCGACGGGCCTTGCGGAAGCTTCTGAACAAGCCCGTGCAGGTAAGGTTAAGGTTCTGGCGATTACAGCTCCCGAACGTTTGGAAGGAGATACGGTATCAGATTTCCCGACGTTAAAAGAACAAGGGATTGATGATGAATTTGTTGTGTGGCGTGGTTTCTTAGGTCCAAAGGATATGGATCCCGATGCCGTTGCTTATTATGAGAAAGCGTTTAAAGACATGATCGAAACGGATCAGTGGAAGGAAATGCGGGACAAGTTTGGCTGGACGGACAACTACATGTCTTCAGAAGAGTTCAGTACCTTCCTAGATGAAGAATACAAAGAAATTGAAACATTAATGGAGGAAATCGGGTTGAAAAAATAA
- a CDS encoding response regulator, whose product MRKWNVFIIEDDIQTAEINSQYIAQMERFQVGGIATTIAEAKKALPVVNPDLILLDVYFPDGTGSEFLWEIRKHYRSTDVILVTAAKETEHISNAIRGGAFDYILKPIIFNRFQDTLLKYQQYKKRMNDSQVENQHEVDTLFNRKKNTSNIQTVQPPPKGIDTITLDSILKRIGTDHRRGYTAEDMAGEVGVTRTTARRYLEYLVSQKKIKVELSYGGVGRPQRKYFFQE is encoded by the coding sequence TTGCGTAAGTGGAACGTATTCATTATAGAAGATGATATTCAAACAGCTGAAATCAACAGCCAGTACATCGCTCAAATGGAAAGATTTCAGGTAGGCGGGATCGCCACTACCATTGCAGAAGCCAAAAAAGCCTTACCTGTTGTCAATCCTGATTTAATCTTACTTGACGTTTACTTTCCTGATGGAACCGGCAGTGAATTTCTATGGGAGATCAGAAAGCACTACCGCAGCACAGATGTCATACTCGTCACAGCAGCAAAGGAAACCGAACATATTTCCAATGCCATCCGTGGCGGGGCATTCGATTATATACTGAAACCCATTATCTTTAACCGATTTCAGGATACTCTACTAAAATATCAACAGTATAAAAAGAGAATGAATGATTCTCAAGTAGAAAATCAACATGAAGTGGACACTTTATTTAATAGAAAGAAAAATACGAGCAACATTCAAACCGTCCAACCCCCCCCGAAAGGGATCGATACGATTACATTGGATTCCATACTCAAAAGGATAGGAACCGATCACAGGAGGGGCTATACGGCTGAGGATATGGCGGGGGAAGTGGGCGTGACCCGTACAACGGCCAGGCGCTATCTGGAGTACCTTGTTTCCCAAAAGAAAATCAAAGTGGAGCTTTCATATGGAGGTGTCGGGAGACCTCAGAGAAAATATTTCTTTCAAGAATAA